A stretch of DNA from Gasterosteus aculeatus chromosome 7, fGasAcu3.hap1.1, whole genome shotgun sequence:
caacacacgcacgactttacaaccaggaagtgaaaccagagcgTCGACGcaacgtaaagacgcagaaacacgcagcGGCCTTCAGATTAGCTGTTCCTAGCagtctctatgctaagctaagctgtcCCGTGAGTCCTCAGGTATCTGTTCTCACAGAGGTCACTCTCCTGGTTGCTACCATGACCTTTGACTTCCCTCAACAGAGACTGGTTTCTGTTGTCTGAGGAAAAGCTGCTTCTGGTTCCTCTGGTTTTTCCGCGGGTTCTAAAAACGGGTGAATGTTAAAATGTCAAACGGACGTCCATGTTAGACGCTGAGAATCTGAATTATTTACTGCCAGGGCTAAAAACGTCTGTACATTCCCGAGGTCACTAGAGGTCACTATCTGCCTCTTCACATGGCTCCCATTAACTATTTCAGATTTTGGAACATCTCATTTTCTCCTGCACTATTAAACAATGAGAAGATCATTAAAACCCTTTAATGCAGAAAGTATTTTTAACCAGAAGAGTTCTTAGGTTTCCTTCTCCGGTCCATGAAGAGTTCTGGAGAGAGGCAGACGCCGCTCcaactggtggaggaggaggaagaggaggaagaggaagtgggagaggaggaagaggagcagggagaggaagaggaggaagagaagaaatgaCAGGGAGCAGGTGGTGATGACATGTAACATGTTCAGATATGGGCAGCGTCATCTGTCAGACGTGTAACATGTTCATGTGTGTTGCTGCTCCACTTGAACACAGGAAAAGAGACGTTCAGAATTAATGGCCCTCAAATAAGAGTTTGACtttaatataaagaaaatatTCAGACTGTGTTTGTGAATCTATCATTTCTACATAAACTCGCCCTTCATctgtctcctctttccttctgtcACAGAGACGAACTACTTCATTAAACCAGATGTTCAGTTCTTCACCAAATTCTTTGTTTCTTCCTCGGAGGTGAATGTGGGGTTAAAACAGCGCTGCGTCTCTTTGTATCTGGCTCGCTCTTCGATGTTTACACATCTGCTTTTAACAGATCCTGGATCAGGAGCTTTTATGTGAAGTGGTTGAAAAAAGGCAGCTGTAAAAAGTCTGCTCTCAGTAATCTGAGCTTTAAAGTGCTTCTGACACGAGTCTGTATATCCAAagatcttatatatatatatatttaattatacTGCACATGTTGAAATTCATTATTCGTGATTAATGAACgttgttgttaatgtttgtttatttcagaagactaaatcttacattAATGAGTATTCACTTTAGAAATCTTGTATTTTagactgttgtttaattgttactTACTCCACATGTGATCTTcttggaggtggaacatgttgaacatgttgaacatgttgaactagcgactcttcctgtcgtcctcgtgcactttgctctcagctCTCATCATCTAACGGCTGCGTCTGAAGTGCcgacaatctccccacatttagcaggacgttttcaaaccaggtcttttagggacacggtggtggtcctctgctgaCGGTGGTGGTCCCCTGCAGACtgtggtggtcctctgctgaCGGTGGTGGTCCCCTGCAGActgtggtggtcctctgcagactgtggcGGTCCTCTGCAGACGGTGGTGGTCCCCTGCAGACtgtggtggtcctctgctgacggtggtggtcctctgcagacggtggtggtcctctgcagacggtGGTGGTTCTCTGCAGACgctggtggtcctctgcagacgctggtggtcctctgcagacggtGGCGGTCCTCTGCAGACGGTGGCGGTCCTCTGCAGACGGTGGCGGTCCTCTGCTGacggtggtggtcctctgcagacggtggcggtcctctgcagacggtagcggtcctctgcagacggtggtggtcctctgcagacgctggtggtcctctgcagacggtggtggtcctctgcagacggtggtggtcctctgcagacggtggtggtcctctgcagacggtggtggtcctctgcagactcaTCCCAACAACTGGGACGGTGAAACACTGGCAATGGCTGCTGGGTTTGAGTTGCTTCTCGCCAATTGGACGGCAAACTGGAGAAGGAGTCAAAGTCTGCAGCGTACTTTGACTCGTCGATGAAACGCCATCTCGTGGGCTTCTATGGCTCATGAGAGGATGGATTTTATGTTCAAATAATCAACCGATTTCAGGTTAAATATTGAAATCAAGTCACAAGCCATTTGCTTTCATATTCAATtgaatttttttctgaatttttaaatatttttaactttttaacttttattcctttatttttaaactaacccatagcattgctttattttattcctcgtgcactgttgtcttgtcgtccattgtcttactgtctgctgtcacgcaccaaccaccaagtcacattccttgtatgtgacatattgtggcaataaatgtttcctgatttattGTTGCTTACTAACATAACTGTGCGataattaagcaataaggtcCGAGACGCTGGACTTACTGCTTTTACAATACGGTTGCAGTGAAATTATACATAATAAGTAAGAAGcttcctttcagcacaaaatagttttaACCAAATGTTGAGTAATTTATCACATTTAGTACGTGTGGCTGTTGCTATGCGTTTGTTAGCCTAGCAACAAAAGTCGGTTGATGATTAGCGAGGAGATCAACATTGATTTGTGCGTCGTTTGAAAACATCACAGGTTTCCTGCTAGATGTCACACCTCCTCATTCATCCACATCGCCCATGACGTCCACTATCGATGGATGAAGCTATCGTTACCGAACCGAACCGCTTCATCTACCGTGTTGTAATTAAGGATGAAGACGGCTGCATTCTAATGCTGGACAACTACTACTTTCTGACTTTCACATCGCAGTGCGTTCCCTGTTACTGACACCACCGCACCTCACtggttagatgttgagatggaagtagcctagcagctagcttagcatagcatgcCGCTCGCCCCCCTTCTGTTGGACCAAACGTTCCAATAAATCGATCAACAAAGAATCAGTAGATACTTAATAGCGGATTGATGTGGAGGATATAAATATCTGTATAACAATTATTCAGATACGATGTGATAAACAGTCATAACATAAATCATTTTTTCTGGTTCAGTAAGTCAAAGCTGTTTGTCCCTGCAGGGCTGCCGTACaggcaggtgtgtgtctgtgtgtctctgtgtgtgttgttgatgtAATAGACGGGTTTCATTTGGCTTTGTGCTccgatgtaaaaaaagaaaaagacttgTTTTAGCAGAGGGCCTTCCGTTCTTTATTAGTGTGGTCTGCTGCCTTCATGTACCAGCGGTTCCTCTCAGGTTCCTCTCAGTTCTCCGGTGGATTACCTCCGTGTTTGTGTTAGCGTCGTCTCTACagtaccacagaagaagaactcCAGGTTCCAGACTTCAGTGTTTATGACCAAACCGCTCACAGCTCCAGACGCACTCTAGCGTTTCCATTACAGCAACTGAAGAAGAAGCTTGGAAGCCTCCAGACCAAACATCTGGCTGAAGGACATGTGATGAGCTCACCCAACCACAGCCACTGCAAAGATTACCTCCCGACCGCCTCTCCTAACAGCTTCTGCTTGACCTCCACTGGGTCaaggaaagaggagaaggacaATTTCTTAGGAGTTAGGAGACGACAACTGAGGTGATTAGAGAATCCAAGTCCACTTCAACATCAATGAAACTACGAGCTTGAAGGAGCAAACGGTAGCTAACAGAAGCTAGCAGGCGGGCCAATCAATGCTAAAGGTAGCTAACAAAGCTCATAGTAGCTAGCTGATACCAAGGGAAGCTAACAGGAGCTACTACACCTCTGccactagctagctagctacagACTCAGAGGTGTGGTCCAGGTGTAACGTCGGCGTACCTGAGGTGTTACCACAGAAACCACATGAACACATTCACTCTGCGCTGAGGTTGTGGTGGTTCACAGACTATTTGTACGTTTATTATCTGTGTGTAACCAGGGTttgaaaatatgtttctgtTCATATGGGAATTAAATAAGTTGTCACATTTTCCCTGTTTAAGCAGAGAATGAGTTCATCTTTTCCTTAATAGGCTTTAATCTTTGTTTCCGTTGACTGTTTATGTAGGAATGAGCTAAAATACTATAATCAATAAAACTTGACTTATCAACTATGAACTATGTtcaacaactgcagtttcagGAAAGATAAGAACTTTGAACATTTGATATCCTGGTGAGTTGAGTGAAGTTTTTACTGTTAGCCGTGTTAGCAAGAATGCTTAAGGATATTTTGTATTTCGTGGCTATTGTATTAAAACCAGTCAGGAAGGGAACTAGAAAGGGTACAAAGGTGCATCTATGCGTAATGGTTATAATTGAAGGCCCTGACTTGCTGATGGTTAAGTAACGTCGTAGCCGTGCGGCTAGCAGCCTGGTTGGATTGGTATTGAATTGTTGTCCTGCTCGTGTACACAGGCTGTGTTTTTTGGGTACCGTCATCGGCGGAACGAGGAGTAGCGTCCAGCCGTCCTGTCTGCCACCACCCAGCACGTCTTCATCCATCTGCCAACAGCAGAACCCTCAGATCCAGCGTCCATTTCCCTGGACATGAGGGGTGGCAGGACATCTTAGGACAATACTCCTTCCTGAGatctcagattttttttaaatgtttcacattACCTGCTTGCACACTTTTTGATGTGTGGAATCGTGCAATTGTTGAAGAGATGATTGTGTTCTAAATAAAGCTGTTGTATTAAGCGTAACTCAGGGTGGACATTTCTGGTCTCTACAGAGGTCAGACAAGCAAAAGTCTCCTCGTCGAACTTGGATTGAATTAGAATATTCCCCTCTGTCCCGTCTCTCCACCAGTTTGTTCATCAGACCATCACCTTCGCCCCCCTCGAGCTATTGAACACCAGATGTTAATAGCATTATGCTAAGGAGGCCTCTCTCACAGTAAGTGGAACAAGTGGGCCTGAAGCTGTTCAGCAAGACGCTAAATATGTGAGGCCGAAAGGCTTCGACTCCTCTTTTGTTCATAAACATGTAGATCTGTTAGAAGAGAACCAATCGATCAATACACCGACAGGGCCACAGACAGGAAGCGGTGACTCGTTGTGGCCTCCCTCCGGCTGGGGGAGcaagacggagacggagacagctgttgtcatagcaacggCCATTAAGACGACATTACTAGGATCCAATGTGTCACTTCTTCTGCTTTGTCTTTTCCTCCTCTAGCTGTTCCCTTTTCTTCCTTCCCTCGTTTCCTTCCCTTCTATCCTGGCCTCGTCTCCTCGTtgcctcgtctcctctctgtaCGTCTCCTTTCTtactgtctcctcctctcacttttcgtctcctctctcctcgtctcctggtctcctctttcctctgtccttcctcctctgtcctctcttctctcctttctcctcccctcgtCTCCCTCGTCTCCtagtctcctctctcctcactaaTAACGTTGAAGTGTTTCCAAAcattcagaggtcagaggtcagatgtTCTTGGACTCTCTCATCATTCCTCTCTAATCACATTCCTGCTGCTGGAAGTATAAATACATAGAATATATTAGTACCACATATTTCTCTGAGGTCATCAGAGCCGTCGCCTCGTCTTCAACGCGTTGCACAAACTTTATTCCGGACAACATCTTTAGGAGAAGTGAAACCAAGTGTCTCTTTTCTAGTAATACCGGgatggaaacaggaagtgacatcagcgGGATATTTGATGACATGCGGCCTCTGCCTCGTGTCCTCTCACGTGAGCTCCTCACAGGGGTGGACAGAATAATAGAAACTCATTAAAGGCTCTTTTAGAAGAGTGGCTGTTGCATCTCTGACTGTCTGATTATCTTGAGCGTTGTGGATATTTATAAGTCATTGATTACATCAATATAGATGAGGTCATAAGGTCATCCAGATGAGTCTGATTAGCGTGTGGATGGAGGTTAACGGTGTCCTGCATTGCGTTCAGGGGACATGTGAggtcacagcagcagctggtggccGTCAGAAGAACTGCAGCCTCACCGATAGTGATGCAGCACAAGGTGGAGTTATATAgagttatatacatatatatatgtatgtatatataacttttttgactttgttctgtgtgtgtttgcagacatTTGGAGGTCAGACAGCGACAGGAGGATGAACCACTAAAAGGAGGAGGGAATAATTAAGGGACCCTTTGTATTTAAATCCATTACACAAGCATTACaaataatgtatgtatatagtaaatgtaaatatacataaTGAGGATTCTTGAGCAGAAGCAAAAACTCTCAGGGTaaattttgtaattatttttagTAAAAACACTGAGTGTCGTGTCGTCGTTATTTCCCTGATGTTTGGCTCAATTTCATTAAGCAGAAAAGTTTGAcatttctttattcttcattctatcagtgttttttattctttatttaatgCTGTATTGtcatatttatataaaactTCAATGTGATTCTTTTCTAACTAATGGAACATCTCATTTGTAAATGGTTTTAAACCCAGTTTGGAGCTGCATGTGTTTCTTGCAGTGTGAAGCTTTCAGCTTCTGATGAAGTAAAACTGGGAGTTTGAGAGCAGGAAGTTGCCGTCTTCATGTGACCACATGCTGTTTGTGGTTAAACAGAGAGCCGTGTGGAAGCGTCTTCTCGTCCTGCccgtgtgtgttgtttcttaCAGTGTGCGCTGGGACgggctgactgtgtgtgtgtgtgtgtgtgtgtgtgtataaatgtcaCAGTGTGATGAAACCTTCACTCGTTGACTTCATGATGAAGATCCTTCtgctcctcgctctcctcacAGGTGAACATACTCACTTATTTACTGATTTTAAAGGTGATCGCACATgttagcagaagaagaaaaactatttttatCATCGACGCTTCTTCACAGCAGAGATTTGTAAAGAAATAATGTTGTTTGCTGGTTTTGGACCTTTTTCAATAAAAGCAAACTCATTTTTAATATTagttatatttaatattatatgATGTAATTCATCAATGTCAAGTTCCAACAAGCTGAAGGAAAGATTTCATGTTTTGCCAAAATTCAATTTCATTTAAACCAAATGTTTTCTTACGTTCCGGTTTGTTACATTCAATGTTTTACACGTTACTGTCACAACAAGCCGGACTCAGTCGTCCATGTCAGGCACCAAAATAGTTTATTTAACCAAAAGGCCGAAGGGCCAaccggggacggggacggggacggggacaaCACACATTCCACGTAACAACATTCAATGACTTGAGAAGGGACAAAAGACACGCGGCGTAAACACGCTGGGAagctgcaggtgattggacacaggtgcaaacaatcagggacacggcagacaatcccaggggacgacaggacgctaaaccagggacacaagaggcaggaaactacaaaataaaacaggaaacaaacccacactgtgactgtcacattgtttttttacattatgttGTGTTATGTTGTGTTATGTTGTGTTATGTTGTGTTACGTACCTCACAAATACTCGGTTACCTTACTTAAGTGGACATTTGGGGTATTGAGTATTTATTTtgacttacattttaaaaatgacctCATTACTTGTCATCgttcaaacacgcacacaaaaacaagctgTGCAGATGAACGGCGCCATCCGGACGGCGTGAATcagattgtggttggatgagaagtagaAACATCCAACATTCAGACTCCTGTTGGATCAGAACGACACCCGctgatctcagttggtatttagcggcATGCAGATTAAACCAGTGTCCTCATGGCCGTGTGTTTGTCCCGAATGGTTTTTTGTAACTTTGTTGAGAATCTATCAGATGGCAGCGACTTCAATgacgtgacgtgtgtcttaatgcgtctttagaaatgaacacaaagggattctgtatttgctcgtgAAGCCTGAAACCGGTTATTTGGCCggtgttttgataaccgacagctaccagttcagtgtttccatcatcatAACAGGCGTGTCCCCCTCGTcccccatgacgtagtgaaGCTGGGGAGACGCTGCAGTCTGTGGGACAACGTGTGTCCGTCCTCCCACTCGTGTCATTTAGCATCACTGCAAAATGGCTTCTGGTCTGATCTCTTTGTCGTATCATGCGGGTCGATGCGTctctctgaatgtcgccatgtttccatcatcagaacgcaggtcacgtgatctgaaggCACCTTCGATCACGTTGTAACGACCGACATGTTCCGTGAGCGAGGTCACACGTCAGCAGTTTGTCCTCAATGCACTTTTGTTTTGCTCTCACATTACTTTTATACTGTAAGTaaaagcttgagttgatacttAACTTCTACAGAAGTCCTTTTACACTCGAGCATCTATatttctacttgagtaatgtgAAGACTTTTGACAACTGTGGTTACATTGTGTTGTGTCACAAAACGTGAGCTTACTTTGCGTTACGTTGTGTCGCGTGAACCTCACACAGCTCGTTTTTGTCCCACAGGCAGTGAAGGCAGCTCTGTTGTGGGTGTCCTCGGCGGAGACGTCACTCTGCCGTGTGCATACGACTCCGGTCGCTACGGGCGGCTGTCGGTGTGCTGGGGTCGAGGGTCGATACCGGCCTCGGGCTGCGGAGACCAGCTCGTCTCCACCGATGGACACGAGGCGGCCGGACCGTCCGGCAGGCATCGGCTGCTCGGGCGACTGGAGGACGGAGACGTCTCCATGACGATCCTGAACGTCTCACGGGCGGACGCCGGGCGCTACGGGTGCAGAGTGGACATACCCGGCTGGTTCAACGACGACAAGCATCACTTTGACGTGGACGTTGAGGAAGGTGAGAAGCtacagatgatgatgaagatctACAGGTTGTAATCTGATGGTCTGATGCTTCAGCTCCACAGACAACGACGTCGATGACGTCAACAGGAGAGACGACTACTACGAACCGAGACACCACAGGTACAACGCAGAGTACAACAGGTACAACGCAGAGTACAACGGGTACAACGCATACAACAGGTACAACACAGAGTACAACAGGTACAACGCATACAACAGGTACAACGCAGAGTACAACAGGTACAACGCATACAACAGGTACAACGCAGAGTACAACAGGTACAACGCAGAGTACAACGGGTACAACGCATACAACAGGTACAACGCAGAGTACAACAGGTACAACGCATACAACAGGTACAACGCATACAACAGGTACAACGCAGAGTACAACAGGTACAACGCATACAACAGGTACAACGCAGAGTACAACAGGTACAACGCATACAACAGATACAACGCAGAGTACAACAGGTACAACGCATACAACAGGTACAACGCAGAGTACAACAGGTACAACGCATACAACAGGTACAACACAAACCAGCAAATTTCAATTAGCTTATGCTAACCACTAGCTCTATCGCCCACTGACGCTAATGCTACTCACT
This window harbors:
- the LOC120822006 gene encoding hepatitis A virus cellular receptor 1 homolog isoform X9 is translated as MKPSLVDFMMKILLLLALLTGSEGSSVVGVLGGDVTLPCAYDSGRYGRLSVCWGRGSIPASGCGDQLVSTDGHEAAGPSGRHRLLGRLEDGDVSMTILNVSRADAGRYGCRVDIPGWFNDDKHHFDVDVEEAPQTTTSMTSTGETTTTNRDTTGHVTSTQRLPTSSSSGAEGSSSVSVVLVCVLLGLASLVAAAVFVIALRRTRPGKISRPLVFSSLAFRSPSSREPAVENVYQMEADGGEYEYCP
- the LOC120822006 gene encoding hepatitis A virus cellular receptor 1 homolog isoform X8, which gives rise to MKPSLVDFMMKILLLLALLTGSEGSSVVGVLGGDVTLPCAYDSGRYGRLSVCWGRGSIPASGCGDQLVSTDGHEAAGPSGRHRLLGRLEDGDVSMTILNVSRADAGRYGCRVDIPGWFNDDKHHFDVDVEEAPQTTTSMTSTGETTTTNRDTTGTTQSTTGHVTSTQRLPTSSSSGAELSGGPDRAKSLGRWSSPRWLSGLLRPESLQWRTSTRWRPTEASTSTAPDPPSSAPDPMTPGASLCSFYP
- the LOC120822006 gene encoding hepatitis A virus cellular receptor 1 homolog isoform X11, yielding MKPSLVDFMMKILLLLALLTGSEGSSVVGVLGGDVTLPCAYDSGRYGRLSVCWGRGSIPASGCGDQLVSTDGHEAAGPSGRHRLLGRLEDGDVSMTILNVSRADAGRYGCRVDIPGWFNDDKHHFDVDVEEAPQTTTSMTSTGETTTTNRDTTGHVTSTQRLPTSSSSGAELSGGPDRAKSLGRWSSPRWLSGLLRPESLQWRTSTRWRPTEASTSTAPDPPSSAPDPMTPGASLCSFYP
- the LOC120822006 gene encoding hepatitis A virus cellular receptor 2 homolog isoform X3 is translated as MKPSLVDFMMKILLLLALLTGSEGSSVVGVLGGDVTLPCAYDSGRYGRLSVCWGRGSIPASGCGDQLVSTDGHEAAGPSGRHRLLGRLEDGDVSMTILNVSRADAGRYGCRVDIPGWFNDDKHHFDVDVEEAPQTTTSMTSTGETTTTNRDTTGTTQSTTGTTHTTDTTQSTTGTTHTTGHVTSTQRLPTSSSSGAEGSSSVSVVLVCVLLGLASLVAAAVFVIALRRTRPGKISRPLVFSSLAFRSPSSREPAVENVYQMEADGGEYEYCP
- the LOC120822006 gene encoding hepatitis A virus cellular receptor 2 homolog isoform X5 is translated as MKPSLVDFMMKILLLLALLTGSEGSSVVGVLGGDVTLPCAYDSGRYGRLSVCWGRGSIPASGCGDQLVSTDGHEAAGPSGRHRLLGRLEDGDVSMTILNVSRADAGRYGCRVDIPGWFNDDKHHFDVDVEEAPQTTTSMTSTGETTTTNRDTTGTTQSTTGTTHTTGTTQSTTGHVTSTQRLPTSSSSGAEGSSSVSVVLVCVLLGLASLVAAAVFVIALRRTRPGKISRPLVFSSLAFRSPSSREPAVENVYQMEADGGEYEYCP
- the LOC120822006 gene encoding hepatitis A virus cellular receptor 1 homolog isoform X13, which encodes MKPSLVDFMMKILLLLALLTGSEGSSVVGVLGGDVTLPCAYDSGRYGRLSVCWGRGSIPASGCGDQLVSTDGHEAAGPSGRHRLLGRLEDGDVSMTILNVSRADAGRYGCRVDIPGWFNDDKHHFDVDVEEAPQTTTSMTSTGETTTTNRDTTGHVTSTQRLPTSSSSGAEGSSSVSVVLVCVLLGLASLVAAAVFVIALRRTRPGKMSPSSREPAVENVYQMEADGGEYEYCP
- the LOC120822006 gene encoding hepatitis A virus cellular receptor 2 homolog isoform X1, producing MKPSLVDFMMKILLLLALLTGSEGSSVVGVLGGDVTLPCAYDSGRYGRLSVCWGRGSIPASGCGDQLVSTDGHEAAGPSGRHRLLGRLEDGDVSMTILNVSRADAGRYGCRVDIPGWFNDDKHHFDVDVEEAPQTTTSMTSTGETTTTNRDTTGTTQSTTGTTHTTDTTQSTTGTTHTTGTTQSTTGTTHTTGHVTSTQRLPTSSSSGAEGSSSVSVVLVCVLLGLASLVAAAVFVIALRRTRPGKISRPLVFSSLAFRSPSSREPAVENVYQMEADGGEYEYCP
- the LOC120822006 gene encoding hepatitis A virus cellular receptor 2 homolog isoform X2, with the translated sequence MKPSLVDFMMKILLLLALLTGSEGSSVVGVLGGDVTLPCAYDSGRYGRLSVCWGRGSIPASGCGDQLVSTDGHEAAGPSGRHRLLGRLEDGDVSMTILNVSRADAGRYGCRVDIPGWFNDDKHHFDVDVEEAPQTTTSMTSTGETTTTNRDTTGTTQSTTGTTHTTDTTQSTTGTTHTTGTTQSTTGTTHTTGHVTSTQRLPTSSSSGAEGSSSVSVVLVCVLLGLASLVAAAVFVIALRRTRPGKMSPSSREPAVENVYQMEADGGEYEYCP
- the LOC120822006 gene encoding hepatitis A virus cellular receptor 1 homolog isoform X6, coding for MKPSLVDFMMKILLLLALLTGSEGSSVVGVLGGDVTLPCAYDSGRYGRLSVCWGRGSIPASGCGDQLVSTDGHEAAGPSGRHRLLGRLEDGDVSMTILNVSRADAGRYGCRVDIPGWFNDDKHHFDVDVEEAPQTTTSMTSTGETTTTNRDTTGTTQSTTGTTHTTDTTQSTTGHVTSTQRLPTSSSSGAEGSSSVSVVLVCVLLGLASLVAAAVFVIALRRTRPGKMSPSSREPAVENVYQMEADGGEYEYCP
- the LOC120822006 gene encoding hepatitis A virus cellular receptor 1 homolog isoform X7; the protein is MKPSLVDFMMKILLLLALLTGSEGSSVVGVLGGDVTLPCAYDSGRYGRLSVCWGRGSIPASGCGDQLVSTDGHEAAGPSGRHRLLGRLEDGDVSMTILNVSRADAGRYGCRVDIPGWFNDDKHHFDVDVEEAPQTTTSMTSTGETTTTNRDTTGTTQSTTGHVTSTQRLPTSSSSGAEGSSSVSVVLVCVLLGLASLVAAAVFVIALRRTRPGKISRPLVFSSLAFRSPSSREPAVENVYQMEADGGEYEYCP
- the LOC120822006 gene encoding hepatitis A virus cellular receptor 1 homolog isoform X12, yielding MKPSLVDFMMKILLLLALLTGSEGSSVVGVLGGDVTLPCAYDSGRYGRLSVCWGRGSIPASGCGDQLVSTDGHEAAGPSGRHRLLGRLEDGDVSMTILNVSRADAGRYGCRVDIPGWFNDDKHHFDVDVEEAPQTTTSMTSTGETTTTNRDTTGHVTSTQRLPTSSSSGAELSGGPDRAKCLLRPESLQWRTSTRWRPTEASTSTAPDPPSSAPDPMTPGASLCSFYP
- the LOC120822006 gene encoding hepatitis A virus cellular receptor 1 homolog isoform X10, whose translation is MKPSLVDFMMKILLLLALLTGSEGSSVVGVLGGDVTLPCAYDSGRYGRLSVCWGRGSIPASGCGDQLVSTDGHEAAGPSGRHRLLGRLEDGDVSMTILNVSRADAGRYGCRVDIPGWFNDDKHHFDVDVEEAPQTTTSMTSTGETTTTNRDTTGTTQSTTGHVTSTQRLPTSSSSGAEGSSSVSVVLVCVLLGLASLVAAAVFVIALRRTRPGKMSPSSREPAVENVYQMEADGGEYEYCP
- the LOC120822006 gene encoding hepatitis A virus cellular receptor 2 homolog isoform X4 → MKPSLVDFMMKILLLLALLTGSEGSSVVGVLGGDVTLPCAYDSGRYGRLSVCWGRGSIPASGCGDQLVSTDGHEAAGPSGRHRLLGRLEDGDVSMTILNVSRADAGRYGCRVDIPGWFNDDKHHFDVDVEEAPQTTTSMTSTGETTTTNRDTTGTTQSTTGTTHTTDTTQSTTGHVTSTQRLPTSSSSGAEGSSSVSVVLVCVLLGLASLVAAAVFVIALRRTRPGKISRPLVFSSLAFRSPSSREPAVENVYQMEADGGEYEYCP